One window of the Bradyrhizobium sp. NP1 genome contains the following:
- a CDS encoding ABC transporter ATP-binding protein codes for MASVELRGLTKRFGALAVVDQVSLTIDHGQLVCLLGPSGCGKTTTLRLIAGFLEPSDGEIHVGDRVVSSKARTLPPESRKMSMIFQSYALWPHMTVADNITYGLKLRKLDRDTIARKLDAILATTKLQPLAARYPGELSGGQQQRVALARALIVEPQTLLLDEPLSNLDANLREEMRFEIRRLHDEYRYTTVYVTHDQSEAMTTADLIAVMNGGKIDQLGSPEDIYDRPQSEFVARFIGAANVIKGTARDADHIGFAGTTMRVVGAKLSAGQAAAVAIRQHDIKLATSAPADPSNTVKAVVMRQVYLGASRDTLVESADGTTLRVTTAPETAVSKGSEVWLTLPPERCRALSR; via the coding sequence GTGGCGTCGGTTGAATTGCGCGGCCTGACCAAGCGCTTTGGCGCGCTTGCGGTCGTCGACCAGGTCTCGCTGACAATCGACCACGGCCAGCTGGTCTGCCTGCTCGGCCCTTCCGGCTGCGGCAAGACCACCACCTTGCGGCTGATTGCCGGTTTCCTCGAGCCGTCCGACGGCGAGATCCATGTCGGCGATCGCGTGGTGTCCTCGAAGGCGCGCACCCTGCCGCCCGAGAGCCGCAAGATGTCGATGATCTTCCAGAGCTACGCGCTGTGGCCGCACATGACGGTGGCGGACAACATCACCTACGGCCTCAAGCTGCGCAAGCTCGACCGCGACACCATCGCAAGGAAGCTGGACGCGATCCTCGCCACCACGAAACTGCAGCCGCTCGCCGCACGCTATCCCGGCGAGCTGTCCGGCGGCCAGCAGCAGCGCGTGGCGCTGGCGCGCGCGCTGATCGTCGAGCCGCAGACGCTGCTGCTCGACGAGCCGCTGTCGAACCTGGACGCGAATTTGCGCGAGGAGATGCGCTTCGAGATCCGGCGGCTGCACGACGAATACCGCTACACGACGGTCTACGTCACCCACGACCAGTCGGAAGCAATGACCACCGCCGACCTGATCGCGGTCATGAATGGCGGCAAGATCGACCAGCTCGGGAGCCCCGAGGACATCTACGACCGCCCGCAATCGGAATTCGTCGCACGCTTCATCGGTGCCGCGAATGTCATCAAGGGCACGGCGCGCGACGCCGATCACATCGGCTTTGCCGGCACGACCATGCGCGTGGTCGGCGCGAAACTGTCCGCGGGCCAGGCGGCGGCGGTCGCGATCCGCCAGCACGACATCAAGCTTGCGACGTCGGCGCCGGCCGACCCGAGCAACACGGTAAAGGCCGTCGTGATGCGGCAGGTCTATCTCGGCGCCAGCCGCGACACCCTGGTCGAGAGCGCCGACGGCACGACGCTGCGGGTGACGACGGCGCCGGAAACCGCGGTCTCCAAAGGCAGCGAGGTCTGGCTGACGCTGCCGCCGGAGCGCTGCCGGGCGCTGAGCCGCTGA
- a CDS encoding aminotransferase class V-fold PLP-dependent enzyme, which yields MTVRAGREFLAIPGPTTMPDEVLQAMHRPALDIYSEQMVNLTDSLLRDLSRLFATRGKSYIYIANGHGAWEATLSNVLSRGDKVLVLESGRFAINWGAAASAMGAEVEVLKGDWRRAIRPEAVEARLRADKGHSIKAILAVQVDTASGACNDIAAIGKTIKATGHPALFMVDTVASLGCMPFEMDQWGIDVAMSGSQKGLMTPPGLGFVAANERAREAHKKANLRTPYWDWTEREGTEHYRKYAGTAPVHLLFALRQAIDMLFAEGLPAAFERHRLLGEAVRRAVSVWAEGQALGFNIPEAAERSNTVTTVLVGSDHDPVKLLRYCKEKCGVVLGVGIGELQGKAFRIAHMGHVNAPMILGTLGVIEVALNALDIPHGRGGVEAAIDWLGESVKP from the coding sequence ATGACCGTTCGTGCGGGCCGCGAGTTCCTGGCGATCCCGGGGCCGACCACCATGCCCGACGAGGTGCTGCAGGCGATGCACCGCCCGGCGCTCGACATCTATTCCGAGCAGATGGTCAATCTGACCGACAGCCTGCTGCGGGACCTGTCAAGACTGTTCGCGACCAGGGGCAAATCCTACATCTACATCGCCAACGGCCATGGCGCCTGGGAGGCGACCCTTTCCAACGTGCTGTCGCGCGGCGACAAGGTGCTGGTGCTCGAAAGCGGGCGCTTTGCGATCAACTGGGGCGCGGCCGCGAGCGCGATGGGCGCCGAGGTCGAGGTGCTCAAGGGCGACTGGCGCCGCGCAATCCGGCCCGAAGCGGTGGAAGCGCGGCTGCGCGCAGACAAGGGCCACAGCATCAAGGCGATCCTCGCCGTGCAGGTCGACACCGCCTCCGGCGCCTGTAACGACATCGCGGCGATCGGCAAGACGATCAAGGCGACCGGCCATCCCGCGCTGTTCATGGTCGACACCGTGGCCTCGCTTGGCTGCATGCCGTTCGAGATGGATCAATGGGGCATCGACGTCGCGATGTCCGGCTCGCAGAAAGGCCTGATGACGCCGCCGGGGCTCGGCTTCGTCGCCGCCAACGAGCGCGCGCGGGAAGCGCACAAGAAGGCCAATCTGCGCACGCCCTACTGGGACTGGACCGAGCGCGAGGGCACCGAGCACTACCGCAAATATGCCGGCACCGCGCCGGTGCATCTGTTGTTCGCGCTGCGCCAGGCGATCGACATGCTGTTCGCCGAAGGCTTGCCTGCCGCCTTCGAACGCCACCGCCTGCTTGGCGAGGCGGTCCGCCGCGCGGTGTCCGTGTGGGCAGAGGGGCAGGCCCTCGGCTTCAACATCCCGGAAGCCGCCGAGCGCTCGAACACGGTGACGACCGTGCTGGTCGGCAGCGACCACGATCCGGTGAAGCTGCTGCGCTACTGCAAGGAGAAATGCGGCGTGGTGCTCGGCGTCGGCATCGGCGAGCTGCAAGGCAAGGCGTTCCGCATCGCCCATATGGGCCATGTCAACGCGCCGATGATTTTGGGGACGCTCGGGGTGATCGAGGTCGCCCTCAACGCGCTCGACATCCCCCACGGCAGGGGCGGCGTGGAGGCCGCGATCGACTGGCTCGGCGAAAGTGTGAAGCCTTAG
- a CDS encoding LssY C-terminal domain-containing protein, whose product MLSSLIAIVFVYTLIAYLVLPAFWTHYEHQKGLASLPMVTRTAQGIPGDAINVGLIGDEKEVLCAMNAAGWFPADPVTFRSSIEIAGSVLLDRAYPDAPVSPLYYLDRREDLAFEKPAGKSADRRHHVRFWKVLDHGQENRPVWLGDATFDKGVGVSHFTGAITHHIDPDIDAEREQLARDLETAGMVTAKYQVTGVGLTLTGRNGGGDPYFTDGEVWVLRLVADCKKQTGSVTIIPSPPATALKDQIWRSITQTLAPRP is encoded by the coding sequence GTGCTGTCGAGCCTGATCGCGATCGTCTTCGTCTACACGCTCATCGCCTATCTCGTGCTGCCCGCATTCTGGACCCACTACGAGCACCAGAAGGGTCTCGCGAGTCTTCCGATGGTGACGCGCACTGCGCAGGGGATTCCCGGCGACGCCATCAATGTCGGCTTGATCGGCGACGAGAAGGAGGTGCTGTGCGCGATGAACGCCGCGGGCTGGTTTCCCGCCGATCCCGTGACGTTCCGCTCCTCGATCGAGATCGCAGGAAGCGTGCTGCTCGACCGAGCCTATCCGGATGCGCCGGTGAGCCCGCTCTATTATCTGGACCGGCGCGAGGACCTCGCCTTCGAGAAGCCGGCCGGCAAGAGCGCCGACCGCCGCCACCATGTGCGGTTCTGGAAGGTGCTGGATCACGGCCAGGAGAACCGCCCGGTCTGGCTCGGTGATGCGACCTTCGACAAGGGCGTCGGCGTCAGCCATTTCACCGGCGCCATCACCCACCATATCGATCCCGACATCGACGCCGAGCGCGAGCAGCTTGCGCGTGACCTCGAGACCGCGGGCATGGTGACCGCCAAATATCAGGTGACGGGCGTCGGGCTGACGCTGACCGGGCGCAATGGCGGCGGCGATCCCTATTTCACCGACGGCGAGGTCTGGGTCCTGCGGCTGGTCGCGGACTGCAAGAAGCAGACCGGCAGCGTGACGATCATCCCGAGCCCGCCGGCCACCGCGCTGAAGGACCAGATCTGGCGCAGCATCACGCAGACGCTGGCCCCCCGGCCCTGA
- a CDS encoding thermonuclease family protein, giving the protein MKPTTCLLAASCLLAAPAAHAADITGVPKIRDGDQIHIGNARIRLGGVDAPSVDQLCLNKQGERWTCGIAARDELIKHVDGKSWTCHVQRTDRRGRSVARCEVEGEDIQKWLVQSGWALAYTRYSHDYSADEKAAREAQAGMWQGAFIAPWDWRVRNKKTAILGATKPPENSHAILLASASGPVAPSPDCTIKGNVNSAGECIYHQPTSRWYAQIKMKISKGTRWFCSVEEAEAAGCRETRR; this is encoded by the coding sequence ATGAAACCGACGACCTGCCTACTTGCTGCATCATGCCTGCTCGCGGCACCGGCGGCGCATGCCGCCGACATCACCGGCGTGCCGAAGATCCGCGACGGCGACCAGATCCACATCGGCAATGCCCGCATCCGGCTCGGCGGCGTCGACGCGCCCTCGGTCGACCAGCTCTGCCTCAACAAGCAGGGCGAGCGCTGGACCTGCGGGATCGCCGCGCGCGACGAGCTGATCAAGCATGTCGACGGCAAGAGCTGGACCTGCCACGTGCAGCGCACCGACCGCCGCGGCCGCAGCGTGGCGCGCTGCGAGGTCGAGGGCGAGGACATCCAGAAATGGCTGGTGCAAAGCGGCTGGGCGCTGGCGTATACGCGCTATTCCCACGACTACTCGGCCGACGAGAAGGCCGCGCGCGAGGCGCAGGCCGGCATGTGGCAGGGCGCCTTCATCGCGCCATGGGACTGGCGCGTGCGCAACAAGAAGACCGCGATCCTCGGCGCCACCAAGCCGCCGGAAAATTCCCACGCGATCCTGCTCGCCTCGGCGTCAGGCCCGGTCGCGCCGTCGCCCGACTGCACCATCAAGGGCAACGTCAACAGCGCGGGCGAATGCATCTATCACCAGCCGACCAGCCGCTGGTACGCGCAGATCAAGATGAAGATCTCAAAGGGCACGCGCTGGTTCTGCTCGGTCGAGGAGGCCGAGGCCGCCGGCTGCCGCGAGACCCGGCGGTGA
- a CDS encoding caspase family protein — protein sequence MNLSKLCLSRRSLAIAAALAGTVSLVIGAHAALSLRALDAAKAVSTEQAADAASRPSRIALVIGNGHYPDANIPLVQPVNDARALSGALRRDGFDVDMVEDATRDDMVRAVERMKSKIRPDSVVMLFFGGYGVQVGRESYMIPVDATIWKESDVRRGGVSIESVLSTMKEQGARAKLVVVDASRRNPYERRFRAFSHGLAPINAPDNALILSSATPGKVIDDAKGDNSALVAELLSNLSAQAGGAEAVFNKTRVAISRASEGEQVPSVSSSLLEDVRLGANGG from the coding sequence ATGAACCTGAGTAAGCTTTGCCTGTCCCGCCGTTCGCTTGCCATCGCCGCCGCGCTGGCCGGAACGGTGTCGCTCGTCATCGGCGCGCATGCCGCGCTGAGCCTGCGGGCGCTGGATGCCGCGAAGGCGGTCTCGACCGAGCAGGCGGCAGATGCCGCGAGCCGCCCGTCGCGGATCGCGCTCGTCATCGGCAATGGTCACTACCCCGATGCCAACATCCCCCTGGTCCAGCCGGTCAACGATGCGCGGGCGCTGTCCGGTGCGCTGCGCCGCGACGGCTTCGACGTCGACATGGTGGAGGATGCGACCCGCGACGACATGGTGCGCGCGGTCGAGCGCATGAAGTCGAAGATCAGGCCGGATTCCGTGGTCATGCTGTTCTTCGGCGGCTATGGCGTGCAGGTCGGCCGCGAGAGCTACATGATCCCGGTCGACGCCACGATCTGGAAGGAGAGCGACGTCCGCCGCGGCGGCGTCTCCATCGAGTCCGTGCTGTCCACGATGAAGGAGCAGGGCGCCCGCGCCAAGCTGGTCGTGGTCGACGCCTCGCGCCGCAATCCCTATGAGCGGCGCTTCCGCGCCTTCTCCCATGGGCTGGCGCCGATCAACGCGCCCGACAATGCGCTGATCCTGTCGTCGGCGACGCCGGGCAAGGTGATCGACGATGCCAAGGGCGACAACTCGGCGCTGGTCGCCGAGCTCTTGAGCAATCTGTCCGCGCAGGCCGGCGGCGCCGAAGCCGTGTTCAACAAGACCCGCGTTGCGATCTCGCGCGCCTCCGAAGGCGAGCAGGTGCCCTCGGTCTCCTCCTCGCTGCTGGAAGACGTCCGCCTCGGCGCCAACGGCGGCTGA
- a CDS encoding GIY-YIG nuclease family protein yields the protein MGARNLYVYILASKIGGTLYIGVTNDLARRVAEHRLRTPKSFTGKYDVVRLVYFEQFDDPENAIRREKRLKKWNRAWKIRLIEEHNPNWDDLFAGIAGG from the coding sequence ATGGGAGCGCGCAACCTCTACGTCTACATTCTCGCCAGCAAAATCGGAGGAACGCTTTATATCGGCGTCACCAACGACCTTGCCCGTCGCGTCGCGGAACATCGGCTAAGGACGCCCAAGAGCTTCACGGGAAAATATGACGTCGTGAGGCTCGTCTACTTTGAGCAGTTCGACGACCCCGAGAACGCGATCAGACGCGAAAAGCGACTCAAGAAGTGGAATCGGGCGTGGAAGATTCGCCTGATTGAAGAGCACAATCCAAATTGGGATGATCTCTTTGCCGGTATCGCCGGCGGCTAG
- a CDS encoding HlyD family efflux transporter periplasmic adaptor subunit yields MTPFSARDVSFFRSACLAATLLCAAALPARAAEEDAPKGPAVTVLKAAKSCFNNIVEVSGIIIARDETAVRPERPGLKVAEVMADAGDTVTAGQTLARLTLPEGGSVQVAAPVAGLIASSTATIGALASARGEALFTIIARNEYDLVGLVPTQDVTRLAANQTADVRIPGAGYIEGKVRRVAPTVQPDSQLGQAFISLTTNRRLLVNSYGRALIKTGQSCGVTVPLTAVLYSNGGTVVQVVRRQRVETKRVEVGLLSGSDIEIREGLAEGDVVVARAGAILREGDAVRPIMASAEAK; encoded by the coding sequence ATGACCCCTTTCAGCGCGCGCGACGTTTCTTTCTTCCGCTCGGCTTGCCTCGCCGCCACCCTGCTCTGCGCCGCCGCCCTCCCCGCCCGCGCCGCCGAGGAAGACGCGCCGAAGGGGCCGGCGGTGACGGTGCTGAAGGCGGCAAAATCCTGCTTCAACAACATCGTCGAGGTCTCCGGCATCATCATCGCGCGCGACGAGACCGCGGTGCGGCCCGAGCGGCCGGGGCTGAAGGTCGCCGAGGTGATGGCCGATGCCGGGGACACCGTCACCGCGGGCCAGACGCTGGCCCGGCTGACGCTGCCGGAGGGCGGCTCGGTTCAGGTCGCCGCACCCGTCGCCGGCCTGATCGCCTCGTCGACGGCAACCATCGGCGCGCTGGCGTCGGCGCGCGGCGAGGCGCTGTTCACGATCATCGCCCGCAACGAATACGACCTCGTCGGGCTGGTGCCGACCCAGGATGTCACGCGCCTTGCCGCCAACCAGACCGCCGACGTCCGCATCCCCGGCGCCGGCTATATCGAGGGCAAGGTGCGCCGCGTGGCGCCGACCGTGCAGCCCGACAGCCAGCTCGGCCAGGCCTTCATATCGCTCACCACCAACCGGCGGCTTTTGGTCAATTCCTATGGCCGCGCGCTGATCAAGACCGGGCAGAGCTGCGGCGTCACCGTGCCGCTCACCGCCGTGCTCTACAGCAACGGCGGCACCGTGGTGCAGGTGGTGCGGCGGCAGCGGGTCGAGACCAAGCGGGTCGAGGTCGGGCTGTTGTCCGGCAGCGATATCGAGATCCGCGAAGGGCTCGCTGAAGGCGACGTCGTGGTGGCGCGCGCCGGCGCAATCCTGCGCGAGGGCGATGCGGTGCGGCCGATCATGGCGAGCGCGGAAGCGAAGTAG
- a CDS encoding adenylate/guanylate cyclase domain-containing protein → MSGVKQTIWFLREGLFAKYVVSLVGLVVFVLAVNGATETWISYRATKATLTDAMAEKAEAVAKRIEQSVAELERQISWVTRASVVTLDQRRADYAQLLNQVSAISQLSQLNGQGREQLRLSRTQVAVASNADFSRDLGFTETVARGVSYQPATFKGDRPLMSIAVAHSGFNAGVTVAEIDLRFLSDFLSDAQVGRNAFAYVVDARGKVLASSSKGPDLAKDLAKLPQVASLLASSGRAPSSGTDSDGHAVLAASGAVPKLGWTVLFEQPTAQALAPIRDQLVRIALLIGLGLLIAISAGTLLARRMLIPIEALRTGARRLGAGDFSHRIDIKTKDELEELSDQFNSMAGQLQETYAGLESKVEERTRDLAQSINELKVLEEVGRAVASSLDLDAVLPTIAARALEITHADAVLIYGYDAAARQFTLVEANGIDREAQGDHRTIEADASLLGQAAARGEPIAIADLDAAADTLLRDVAPEAGFRAVLVVPLVDQQGVLGSLVVLHRAAGDFPLSLIGLMRTFAHQAVLAMRNARLFTEVDHKGRELAAAAATVQQQASQLQAQTVELKDWNRSLEERVETQLAEIERIRRLERFLAPQVAQLIASSDGHDALLDSHRREVTVVFCDLRGFTAFTEATEPEEAMNVLREYHAALGELIFRYEGTLDRYAGDGVMVLFNAPIQFPDHTKRAVKMACEMRDRIGLLTEKWKNRGHSLGFGLGIALGYATLGQIGFEQRLEYAAIGSVTNLASRLCDEANAGQIVVSRRVYGMVEPWVDARPLDDLQLKGFNHPVLAMEILRWREEVDNVVDASSAAARRRK, encoded by the coding sequence ATGAGCGGGGTCAAACAGACGATCTGGTTCCTGCGCGAGGGCCTGTTCGCCAAATATGTCGTCTCCCTCGTCGGCCTCGTCGTGTTCGTGCTCGCGGTGAACGGCGCGACCGAGACCTGGATCAGCTACCGCGCCACCAAGGCCACGCTGACCGACGCCATGGCCGAGAAGGCGGAGGCCGTGGCCAAGCGCATCGAGCAGTCGGTCGCCGAGCTGGAGCGGCAGATCAGCTGGGTGACCCGCGCCAGCGTCGTGACGCTGGACCAGCGCCGCGCCGACTATGCCCAGCTGCTCAACCAGGTCTCCGCGATCAGCCAGCTGTCGCAGCTCAACGGCCAGGGCCGCGAGCAGCTCCGCCTGTCGCGCACCCAGGTCGCGGTCGCGAGCAACGCCGACTTCTCGCGCGACCTCGGCTTCACCGAGACCGTGGCGCGCGGCGTCAGCTATCAGCCGGCCACCTTCAAGGGCGACCGGCCGCTGATGTCGATCGCGGTCGCCCATTCCGGCTTCAATGCCGGCGTCACCGTCGCCGAGATCGACCTGCGCTTCCTCTCCGACTTCCTGTCCGACGCCCAGGTCGGCAGGAACGCGTTTGCCTATGTGGTCGACGCCAGAGGCAAGGTGCTGGCGAGCTCCTCGAAAGGCCCCGACCTCGCCAAGGACCTCGCGAAGCTGCCGCAGGTCGCAAGCCTGCTTGCATCGAGCGGCCGAGCGCCCTCCTCCGGCACCGATAGCGACGGCCACGCCGTGCTGGCCGCCTCCGGCGCGGTGCCGAAGCTCGGCTGGACCGTGCTGTTCGAGCAGCCGACCGCGCAGGCCTTGGCGCCGATCCGCGACCAGCTCGTGCGCATCGCGCTCCTGATCGGGCTTGGCCTTTTGATCGCGATATCGGCCGGCACGCTGCTGGCGCGGCGCATGCTGATTCCGATCGAAGCGCTGCGCACCGGCGCGCGACGGCTGGGCGCCGGCGATTTCAGTCACCGCATCGACATCAAGACCAAGGATGAGCTGGAAGAGCTCTCCGACCAGTTCAACAGCATGGCGGGCCAGCTGCAGGAGACCTATGCGGGGCTGGAATCCAAGGTCGAGGAGCGCACCCGCGACCTTGCGCAGTCGATCAACGAGCTGAAGGTGCTGGAAGAGGTCGGCCGCGCAGTCGCCTCCTCGCTCGACCTCGACGCGGTGCTGCCGACGATCGCGGCCCGTGCGCTCGAGATCACCCATGCCGACGCCGTCTTGATCTATGGCTATGATGCAGCCGCGCGCCAGTTCACGCTGGTCGAGGCCAACGGTATCGACCGCGAAGCGCAGGGCGACCACCGCACCATCGAGGCGGATGCGAGCCTGCTCGGGCAGGCCGCCGCCAGGGGCGAGCCGATCGCGATCGCCGATCTCGATGCCGCCGCCGACACACTGCTGCGCGACGTCGCGCCTGAAGCCGGCTTCCGCGCCGTGCTGGTGGTGCCGCTGGTCGACCAGCAGGGCGTGCTCGGCTCTCTCGTCGTGCTGCACCGCGCCGCCGGCGACTTCCCACTGAGCCTGATTGGCCTGATGCGCACCTTCGCGCACCAGGCAGTGCTCGCGATGCGCAACGCGCGCCTCTTCACCGAGGTCGACCACAAGGGCCGTGAGCTCGCCGCGGCGGCCGCCACCGTGCAGCAGCAGGCGAGCCAGTTGCAGGCGCAGACCGTTGAGCTCAAGGACTGGAACAGGTCGCTGGAGGAGCGCGTCGAGACGCAGCTTGCCGAGATCGAGCGCATCAGGCGGCTGGAGCGCTTCCTCGCGCCGCAGGTCGCGCAGCTGATCGCCTCCTCCGACGGCCATGACGCGCTGCTCGACAGCCACCGCCGCGAGGTCACCGTCGTGTTCTGCGACCTGCGCGGCTTCACCGCATTCACGGAGGCAACCGAGCCGGAAGAGGCGATGAACGTGCTGCGCGAATATCACGCTGCGCTCGGCGAACTGATCTTCCGCTACGAAGGCACGCTCGACCGCTATGCCGGCGACGGCGTGATGGTGCTGTTCAACGCGCCGATTCAATTTCCCGACCACACCAAGCGCGCGGTGAAGATGGCTTGCGAGATGCGCGACAGGATCGGGCTCCTGACCGAGAAGTGGAAGAACCGCGGACACAGCCTGGGATTTGGGCTCGGGATTGCGCTCGGCTATGCGACGCTCGGCCAGATCGGCTTCGAGCAGCGGCTGGAATATGCCGCGATCGGCAGCGTCACCAACCTCGCCTCGCGGCTGTGCGACGAGGCCAATGCCGGGCAGATCGTGGTCTCGCGCCGGGTCTATGGCATGGTCGAGCCGTGGGTCGACGCGCGACCGCTCGACGATCTCCAGCTCAAGGGTTTTAATCACCCGGTGCTGGCGATGGAGATCCTGCGCTGGCGCGAAGAGGTCGACAACGTCGTCGATGCGTCGTCGGCAGCGGCGCGAAGGCGGAAGTAA
- a CDS encoding AsmA family protein, with protein sequence MRALKIAGTAAAAVLVILVLLLIIGIPSGFLSSAIADRVERATGYRIAIAGATRISLWPSFTVTMGDVTLKDPKERETSSRLSIDSIEAGVALSSLWSGHPEIRELAIRRPVLSVPLLRDRLRDAATSKSTASGAGLDGFAIDRITITDGAVVFSNARDRVENRIDAINAHATLGADRKLAASGNARAGSGALKYDIKAALPASPGERQTVPLEFTLDAPDLLQAPLTGKAEARLSGSVVMINAISGTLGDAAFNGWASVDGASKPLVKLDLDFKKLDVAVSKTPASPINQPWSNAPISLIGLNYVDAQARISAAELNIGDSHFAPAVIDAALAGGVLKTSVSNLGAYGGNVTGEAIIDASRTEPSYAMHADFVGVRALPLLRSLADFDRLDGRMQAKIAVRSNGTSQRAILSNLSGTAFINLQDGAIRGLNVAQMIRSLTTGTLSGWQESREEATDLSQLSASFRIERGQAQTTDLNLVGPLVKVTGAGTVDLGTKLMAFRVEPKLVLTTQGQGRTSDPVAFGIPVMIDGSWSEPRIYPDMQGMLDNPDAAYAKLREMGKGLFGAGGAGLDRLLGGLGGLGGNQSQGGSGTNQGSGSGSDALGTLGGAIGNLIQGLGGSTGSGRDRSIPAPPQGAPPTPQAQPSQPRTDQPAEPPAQQESQPMNDVLRQLFNRQ encoded by the coding sequence ATGAGAGCATTGAAAATCGCCGGCACCGCCGCCGCTGCCGTCCTTGTCATCCTGGTGCTGCTGCTGATCATCGGCATCCCCTCCGGCTTCCTGAGCTCGGCGATCGCCGACCGCGTCGAGCGCGCGACCGGCTACCGCATCGCGATCGCGGGCGCGACCCGGATCAGCCTGTGGCCGTCGTTCACCGTGACCATGGGCGACGTCACGCTGAAGGACCCGAAGGAGCGCGAGACGTCGAGCCGGCTTTCCATCGACAGCATCGAGGCGGGCGTGGCGCTGTCGAGCCTGTGGTCGGGCCATCCCGAGATCCGGGAACTCGCGATCAGGCGCCCTGTCTTGTCGGTGCCACTGCTGCGCGATCGCCTGCGTGATGCCGCAACGAGCAAGTCCACTGCGTCCGGCGCGGGTCTCGACGGGTTTGCGATCGACCGCATCACCATCACCGACGGCGCGGTGGTGTTTTCCAATGCGCGCGACCGCGTCGAGAACCGCATCGACGCCATCAATGCCCACGCCACGCTCGGCGCCGACCGCAAGCTTGCGGCGAGCGGCAACGCGCGCGCCGGCAGCGGGGCGCTGAAATACGACATCAAGGCCGCTCTGCCGGCGAGCCCAGGCGAACGGCAGACCGTTCCGCTCGAATTCACCCTCGACGCGCCCGACCTGTTGCAGGCTCCGCTGACCGGCAAGGCCGAGGCGCGGCTGAGCGGCTCGGTCGTGATGATCAACGCCATCAGCGGCACGCTCGGCGATGCCGCCTTCAACGGCTGGGCCTCGGTCGATGGCGCAAGCAAGCCGCTGGTCAAGCTCGACCTCGATTTCAAGAAGCTCGACGTTGCGGTGTCGAAGACGCCGGCATCGCCGATCAACCAGCCCTGGAGCAACGCGCCCATCAGCCTGATCGGGCTGAATTACGTCGACGCCCAGGCGCGCATTTCCGCCGCCGAGCTCAACATCGGCGATTCGCATTTCGCCCCGGCCGTGATCGACGCCGCGCTCGCCGGCGGCGTGCTGAAGACCTCCGTCTCCAATCTCGGCGCCTATGGCGGCAACGTCACCGGCGAAGCCATCATCGACGCCTCGCGAACCGAGCCGAGCTACGCGATGCATGCCGATTTCGTCGGCGTGCGCGCGCTGCCGTTGTTGCGCAGCCTTGCCGATTTCGACCGGCTCGACGGCAGGATGCAGGCCAAGATCGCGGTGCGCTCCAACGGCACGAGCCAGCGCGCGATCCTGTCGAACCTGTCCGGCACCGCCTTCATCAACCTGCAGGACGGCGCGATCCGCGGCCTCAATGTCGCGCAGATGATCCGCTCGCTGACCACGGGCACGCTGTCCGGCTGGCAGGAGTCGCGCGAAGAGGCGACCGATCTTTCGCAGCTGTCGGCCTCGTTCCGCATCGAGCGCGGCCAGGCGCAGACCACCGACCTCAACCTGGTCGGCCCGCTGGTCAAGGTGACCGGCGCGGGCACCGTCGATCTCGGCACCAAGCTGATGGCCTTTCGCGTCGAGCCGAAGCTCGTGCTGACGACGCAGGGGCAGGGCCGCACCTCCGATCCGGTCGCCTTCGGCATTCCCGTGATGATCGACGGCTCGTGGTCCGAACCGCGCATCTATCCGGATATGCAGGGCATGCTGGACAATCCCGATGCCGCCTATGCCAAGCTGCGCGAGATGGGCAAGGGCCTGTTCGGTGCGGGCGGCGCCGGCCTCGATCGCCTGCTCGGCGGGCTGGGCGGGCTCGGCGGCAACCAGTCGCAGGGCGGCAGCGGCACCAACCAGGGCAGCGGCAGCGGATCGGACGCGCTAGGCACCCTCGGCGGCGCCATCGGCAATCTGATCCAGGGCCTCGGCGGCAGCACGGGAAGCGGCCGTGACCGCAGCATCCCGGCGCCGCCGCAAGGTGCCCCGCCCACGCCGCAAGCTCAGCCTTCGCAGCCGCGGACCGACCAGCCCGCCGAACCCCCGGCGCAGCAGGAGAGCCAGCCGATGAACGATGTGCTCAGGCAATTGTTCAACCGGCAATAG